CGATGTTCTCGGCGTCCAACACACCGCGGTAGGTCCGCAGGAAGGTGTCGTGCCCGCCGGCGGACACGAGGACGTTCACCCAGGCCGGCGACGTCGTCCGATCCCCGGCGCGGGACAGCAACATCCGGATGGTCATGTCGACCCGCTCCACCGACCGACCCAGCAGCAGATATCGGTAGCCGTCGTCGTGGCTGAGGGTGGCGTCGGCGAGGCCCGCGAACATCGCCGCCCGGTTCTTCACGTACGACAGGAACTCGTGGGGACCGAGGCGACGCGAGCGCCGTTCGGCGCCGTCGAGTCCGTTGTAGGTGGTGTTGAGGCATTCCCACAACTCGCTGGACGTGACTTCGCGTGCGCCCCGGGCGTTTTCCCGCGCCGCCCGGATCAGGTCGACGATCGATCCCACCGCGTCGGCGTCGTAGGCGACGCGTTCGGTCAACGACCAGACGTCGAGCTCGTCGTCGTCCTCCGGCGCGGTGAGCCCGAGTACCTGGATGATCAGGCGTGCCTGCCGGTCGACGTCGACCGTGGTGTCCTCGAGGATCTGGTGGATCGCGACATCGAGGATGCGCGCCATGTCGTCGGCGCGCTCGACGTACCTGCCGATCCAGTAGAGCGATTCGGCGTTACGCGCCAACATCATCGGATATCACCCTCCTGCTGTCGGGTCATGCCGCCGGACGCTGTGGTCGGATTCGGTTGCGGCGTCATGCCACCCATCTGCTGCGTCCCACCCAACTGCTGCATCATGGAGCCCATCTGCTGCGTCCCACCCAACTGCTGCATCATCGAACCCTGCTGTTGCTGTTGAGTCTGCGTGTGCACCGGGTCGGGGGCGCTCTCCGCCGGCCGGGCGGCGGCGACACCGCTCGTCGTCACGACCTTCGCACCCGACAACTCCCGGTCCCCCTCGGATGTGCGCGAGGCCAGCACCCAGGTGTCCTTGGAACCGCCGCCCTGGCTCGAGTTGACGACGAGCGATCCCTCCGGCAGCGCCACCCGGGTCAGGCCGCCGGGCAGGACCCACACGGACTCACCGTCGTTGACCGCGAACGGACGCAGGTCAACATGGCGCGGCCGGATGGCGTCACCGATCTTCGTCGGCACCGTCGACAGCTGCACGACCGGCTGTGCGATCCACCCGCGCGGATCGTTGCGGACCTTGCGTGCCAGTGCGTCCAATTCGGCGCCGGTCGCGTCGGGGCCGAAGACGATGCCGTAACCGCCCGATCCCTCAACGGGTTTCACGACGAGTTCGTCGATGCGGTCGAGCACCTCCTCGCATTCGTCGGGCAGCCAGCAGCGTAGGGTGTCCACGTTCTGGAGACTCGGCTTCTCGCCGAGGTAGTACTGGATGATCTCCGGCACGTAGGTGTAGATCAGCTTGTCGTCGCCGACGCCGTTGCCGACCGCACTGGAGATCACCACGTTGCCCGCGCGCGCGGCGTTCAGCAGCCCCGCCACGCCGAGCATCGAATCCGGCCGGAACTGCATGGGATCCAGGAAGTCGTCGTCGATGCGGCGGTAGATGACGTCGACCCGCTGCTCCCCCTCGGTCGTGCGCATGTACACGACGTTGTCGCGGCAGAACAGGTCACGGCCCTCGACCAGCTCGACGCCCATCAGGCGTGCGAGGAGCGAGTGCTCGAAGTAGGCCGAGTTGGCCACGCCCGGGGTCAGCACGACGATGTTCGGGTCGGCCTCGTTGAACGCCGCCGACGCGCGTAGCGCGCGCAGGAGGTGGCTCGGGTAGTCGGCGACCGCACGCACCTTGTGTTTGGAGAACAGGTCCGGGAAGACGCGGGCCATCGCGCGCCGGTTCTCGAGCACATAGGAGACGCCCGACGGCGACCGCAGATTGTCCTCGAGGACCCGGAAGTCGCCGTTCTCGTCGCGGATCAGGTCGATACCCGCGACGTGGATGCGAACACCGTTGGGCGGCCGAATGTTTGCCGCCTGTCGATGAAAGTGCTCACAGGAGTGGACGAGTCGCTTGGGCAGTACCCCGTCGCGCAGGATCTCCTGCTCGCCGTAGATGTCGTCGAGGAAGAGTTCCAGCGCCTGTACGCGCTGGGTGATACCCGCCTCGAGCTTGTTCCACTCCGCCGCCGAGATCACCCGTGGCACAACATCCAACGGGAAGGGGCGTTCCTTGCCGGACAGCGAGAACGTCACACCCTGGTCGAGATAGGCACGCCCGAGGGCCTCCACACGGGCCTCCACGAGGTCGGACTGATCCTCGTCGGCCATGGCCTTGTAGATACCGCGGTACGGTGTCCGCACCTCGCCGGCGGCATCGAACATCTCGTCATAGGCCTTGCCGTACGGGCCTTTTGCGTACCCGCCGAAGTTGCCGGTGAAATTCTCCCCGGTGGTTGCGTCGCCCGCGCCCTTCGCCGACCGGCTGCCGGAACCGGAACCCTTGGTCGAACCGGACTTGGCGGAGGCCGTCCGTCCCGACGAGGTGGACGACGCCGCTTTCGCGGCTGCGGACTTACGCGCCGCCTTCTTGGCTGGCGCACTTGTCGATGCGGGGGTCATAAACTGCCATGGTGCTACAGAATGCCGAAATTGGCAGGACGTCGACCGGCCGTGTCATCGACGAAGCCGCACCGCCGTTCCGGGGCCACCGATCAGGATGATCGGCGCGCGGCGATCACCCGCCGCTTGACCCGGCGCACCACATTCGCCGCCCGCGTCCGCGCACGGGGTCCGACCTTGGGCAAGGGCGCCGCGAGCACCATCGCCGCGATCGTGTCGAGCGCGACGTCGAGCACCTCGCCGTCCGACGGCGGCGGCACGTCGCCGGCGTCGTGTTCGGGCGACACCACCAGATCGTCGAGGTCACCGACGACGTCGTAGCCGGCGTCGCGGACCGCCGCGACCATCCGCCGGGACTCCCCCGCCGCCCACTCCCGGCTCTTGTCCGAGAGTCCCTGCGGCGGGCCGGACGGTGCCTCGAACAGGATCTCCCCGATCACCTGCCCCTTGATGATCCGCTCGTATCGGCGCCACTCAATGGCGTCCGGCTGCAGGCGGCGGTTGAGGCCGCGCAGGAACTCGGCCTGCGGCGCGGACAGCGAGCTGTTCAGGCTGGGGACCGGGATCCGCAGCGGGACCGGATCGATGTTCATCACGCGCAGGAACCGATCCCAGAGCGTGTCGCCCGACGCTGCCCCGCGGGGCGGCACCGTGACGATGTGGACGCGCTCGGGTCCGACGACACGCGACCAGCGTTCCAGGATGCCGACGTAGTCCTGGAACTCCCAGAACGGCTCCTCGTCGACCTCGTCGGCCGGGGCATCGTCAGCGGGGGTACTGACGACGACGGGACCGCCGGTCCGGCGCCCCTCGGAAGCGAAGGCCACCGAATCCACGAACTCGTCGAACGACGCCCGGCGCTGGTTCTTCACGTTCTCCTGCCACACGGACGGGAGCTGGCGGCCGAGGTCGCGGACGGTCGCTATCACGTGGACCTCGTCGGCGAAGGACAGGTCGGCCATCAACCGTTCGATCTGGTCGACGGTCGCGGTGCTGTACAGCTCGTGCGACAGCAACGAGATCTGCGGCCAGGCCCGGATCTGACCGAGGAGCGTCGGCCAGGTGCCGGCGAAGGCGGGATCGACCCAGTCGAGGTATCGCTCCGGCTGCAGATGCACCGCGGCATGGAAGTGATCCGAGATCACGTTGCCCGGGTACAGCAACCCGGAGGACTGCAACGCCAGGTCGCGGTTTCGCCAGAGGCGATCCTGGAGGTGTGTGGTCCCGGTTTTGGGAAGGCCGATGTGTACGTAAACGACGGACATGATGGCTCCACCGTAGACATAAGTTCACGATGATTCTTATTGGCCGACGCGGTGGCC
The genomic region above belongs to Gordonia hongkongensis and contains:
- a CDS encoding alpha-E domain-containing protein, which gives rise to MMLARNAESLYWIGRYVERADDMARILDVAIHQILEDTTVDVDRQARLIIQVLGLTAPEDDDELDVWSLTERVAYDADAVGSIVDLIRAARENARGAREVTSSELWECLNTTYNGLDGAERRSRRLGPHEFLSYVKNRAAMFAGLADATLSHDDGYRYLLLGRSVERVDMTIRMLLSRAGDRTTSPAWVNVLVSAGGHDTFLRTYRGVLDAENIVEFMLLDRLFPRSIFHALSVAERNLGQLESGPSRVGAQAEAQLLLGRARSSLEFLEPGKLLDDLQDRLVDLQDTCRAVNEAVTKQYFHVSPYVSWADARVSDGHVIEESEL
- a CDS encoding circularly permuted type 2 ATP-grasp protein, translating into MTPASTSAPAKKAARKSAAAKAASSTSSGRTASAKSGSTKGSGSGSRSAKGAGDATTGENFTGNFGGYAKGPYGKAYDEMFDAAGEVRTPYRGIYKAMADEDQSDLVEARVEALGRAYLDQGVTFSLSGKERPFPLDVVPRVISAAEWNKLEAGITQRVQALELFLDDIYGEQEILRDGVLPKRLVHSCEHFHRQAANIRPPNGVRIHVAGIDLIRDENGDFRVLEDNLRSPSGVSYVLENRRAMARVFPDLFSKHKVRAVADYPSHLLRALRASAAFNEADPNIVVLTPGVANSAYFEHSLLARLMGVELVEGRDLFCRDNVVYMRTTEGEQRVDVIYRRIDDDFLDPMQFRPDSMLGVAGLLNAARAGNVVISSAVGNGVGDDKLIYTYVPEIIQYYLGEKPSLQNVDTLRCWLPDECEEVLDRIDELVVKPVEGSGGYGIVFGPDATGAELDALARKVRNDPRGWIAQPVVQLSTVPTKIGDAIRPRHVDLRPFAVNDGESVWVLPGGLTRVALPEGSLVVNSSQGGGSKDTWVLASRTSEGDRELSGAKVVTTSGVAAARPAESAPDPVHTQTQQQQQGSMMQQLGGTQQMGSMMQQLGGTQQMGGMTPQPNPTTASGGMTRQQEGDIR
- a CDS encoding sulfotransferase family protein, with translation MSVVYVHIGLPKTGTTHLQDRLWRNRDLALQSSGLLYPGNVISDHFHAAVHLQPERYLDWVDPAFAGTWPTLLGQIRAWPQISLLSHELYSTATVDQIERLMADLSFADEVHVIATVRDLGRQLPSVWQENVKNQRRASFDEFVDSVAFASEGRRTGGPVVVSTPADDAPADEVDEEPFWEFQDYVGILERWSRVVGPERVHIVTVPPRGAASGDTLWDRFLRVMNIDPVPLRIPVPSLNSSLSAPQAEFLRGLNRRLQPDAIEWRRYERIIKGQVIGEILFEAPSGPPQGLSDKSREWAAGESRRMVAAVRDAGYDVVGDLDDLVVSPEHDAGDVPPPSDGEVLDVALDTIAAMVLAAPLPKVGPRARTRAANVVRRVKRRVIAARRSS